A region from the Acomys russatus chromosome 24, mAcoRus1.1, whole genome shotgun sequence genome encodes:
- the LOC127207091 gene encoding von Ebner gland protein 1-like produces MKALLLSFGLGLLAALQAQAIPTIPTMEEDQDVTGIWYLKATASDKKIPHMKLGSVSVMPMTIKALEGGNLQVKFTFLIAGQCREMSTVLEKTDQPDKYTLYEGKQVLHIIPSEVEGHYIFYYEGSIHGHRLQMANLVGRDPDINQEALEDFQNAVKARGLNAENIFIPTQRETCPLGSN; encoded by the exons ATGAAGGCCCTGCTCCTGAGCTTTGGCCTCGGCCTGCTGGCTGCCCTGCAGGCCCAGGCcatccccaccatccccaccatggAAGAGGATCAGGAT GTGACAGGAATTTGGTATTTGAAAGCTACAGCCTCTGACAAGAAGATTCCTCACATGAAGCTTGGGTCTGTGTCTGTGATGCCCATGACCATCAAGGCCCTGGAAGGGGGCAACCTGCAAGTCAAGTTCACTTTCCT GATTGCGGGACAATGCCGGGAGATGAGCACTGTCCTCGAGAAGACGGATCAGCCTGACAAATACACGCTCT ATGAAGGCAAACAGGTGCTGCACATCATACCGTCTGAAGTGGAGGGCCACTACATCTTCTACTATGAGGGCAGCATACACGGGCATCGACTCCAAATGGCAAATCTCGTGG GTAGAGACCCTGACATCAACCAGGAGGCCCTGGAAGATTTTCAGAATGCTGTAAAAGCTAGAGGCCTCAACGCAGAGAACATCTTCATCCCCACACAGAGAG AAACCTGCCCTCTAGGAAGCAATTAG
- the LOC127206907 gene encoding von Ebner gland protein 1-like, translating to MKALLLSFGLGLLAALQAQAIPTIPTMEEDQDVTGIWYLKATASDKKIPHMKLGSVSVMPMTIKALEGGNLQVKFTFLIAGQCREMSTVLEKTDQPDKYTLYEGKQVLHIIPSEVEGHYIFYYEGSIHGHRLQMANLVGRDPDINQEALEDFQNAVRARGLNAENVFIPTQRETCPLGSN from the exons ATGAAGGCCCTGCTCCTGAGCTTTGGCCTCGGCCTGCTGGCTGCCCTGCAGGCCCAGGCcatccccaccatccccaccatggAAGAGGATCAGGAT GTGACAGGAATTTGGTATTTGAAAGCTACAGCCTCTGACAAGAAGATTCCTCACATGAAGCTTGGGTCTGTGTCTGTGATGCCCATGACCATCAAGGCCCTGGAAGGGGGCAACCTGCAAGTCAAGTTCACTttcct GATTGCGGGACAATGCCGGGAGATGAGCACTGTCCTTGAGAAGACGGATCAGCCTGACAAATACACGCTCT ATGAAGGCAAACAGGTGCTGCACATCATACCGTCTGAAGTGGAGGGCCACTACATCTTCTACTATGAGGGCAGCATACACGGGCATCGACTCCAAATGGCAAATCTCGTGG GTAGAGACCCTGACATCAATCAGGAGGCCCTGGAAGATTTTCAGAATGCTGTAAGAGCTAGAGGCCTCAACGCAGAGAACGTCTTCATCCCCACGCAGAGAG AAACCTGCCCTCTAGGAAGCAATTAG